ACCTGAAGAAATCACGCGTGAAATTCCAAACGTCGGAGAAGATGCTTTGAAAGATCTTGATGAAATGGGAATTATCCGCATTGGTGCTGAAGTCAAAGATGGTGACCTATTAGTAGGTAAAGTAACGCCTAAAGGGGTAACTGAGTTATCTGCTGAGGAACGTTTACTACATGCGATCTTTGGTGAAAAAGCCCGTGAAGTTCGTGATACATCTCTACGTGTGCCTCATGGCGGCGGCGGAATCGTTCATGATGTGAAGATCTTTACTCGTGAAGCAGGAGACGAATTATCTCCAGGTGTAAACATGTTGGTTCGTGTTTATATCGTGCAAAAACGTAAAATCAACGAAGGCGATAAAATGGCCGGACGTCATGGTAATAAAGGGGTTGTATCCCGCATTATGCCGGAAGAAGATATGCCTTTCTTACCAGATGGTACACCGATCGATATCATGTTGAACCCATTAGGGGTACCGTCACGTATGAATATCGGACAAGTATTAGAATTACACTTGGGTATGGCTGCTCGTCAGTTAGGTATTCACATTGCAACACCAGTATTTGATGGAGCCAATGATGATGACGTATGGGAAACAGTTCGCGAAGCTGGTATGGCTAGCGATGCGAAAACAGTTCTTTACGACGGACGTACAGGTGAACCATTCGATAACCGTATCTCTGTTGGTGTGATGTACATGATCAAATTGGCCCACATGGTTGATGATAAATTACATGCCCGTTCTATTGGACCATACTCACTTGTTACTCAACAACCACTTGGAGGTAAAGCTCAATTTGGTGGACAACGTTTTGGGGAAATGGAAGTATGGGCACTGGAAGCATATGGTGCAGCTTACACATTACAAGAAATTTTAACGTACAAATCTGATGACGTTGTTGGTCGTGTGAAAACATACGAAGCCATCGTCAAAGGTGAACCAATTCCAAAACCAGGCGTGCCGGAATCATTCCGCGTATTGGTAAAAGAATTACAATCACTAGGGTTAGATATGCGCGTATTGGACATTGAAGAACAAGAAATCGAATTACGTGATATGGATGACGATGATGATGACTTGATCACTGTTGATGCCCTAACAAAATTTGCCGAACAACAATCAGCGAAACAGTTAGAAAAAGAAGCAGCTGAAGCAAAAGAAGCTGCCGATGCAGTTCTTGAACAAGAAATTGAAACAGCTGAAGATACTAAAAACTAATTGTTTGAAGTCATAGTAATATTGTCAAGTTAGTGTTGATTTACGTTTTCTTTGTAGAAAGAGAGCTTGATTCAGTTGGTGGAAGGAAGTAAGCATTTGAAAGAGTGTTGTACTTTTCTTCCTCCCCCTAACTTTTCCTATCAAGAAATGGAGGGAATTCCTTTTGATCGATGTAAATAAATTCGAAAGTATGCAAATAGGTTTGGCTTCTCCAGAAAAGATCAGAAGCTGGTCTTACGGTGAAGTAAAGAAACCCGAAACGATTAACTACCGTACGTTAAAACCTGAACGTGAAGGTTTGTTCTGTGAACGCATTTTCGGCCCAACTAAAGACTGGGAATGTGCGTGTGGAAAATATAAACGTATTCGTTATAAAGGTATCGTTTGTGACCGTTGTGGTGTGGAAGTAACTCGTTCTAAAGTTCGTCGTGAACGTATGGGACACATTGAGTTAGCAGCACCCGTTTCACATATCTGGTATTTCAAAGGTATTCCATCTCGGATGGGTCTTGTGTTAGACATGAGTCCTCGTGCCTTAGAAGAAATCATTTACTTCGCATCATATGTAGTAATTGAACCAGGAGATACATCTTTAGAGAAAAAACAATTATTAACAGAGCGTGAATACCGTGATAAACGTGATCAATATGGTCAAGGATTTTCTGCTGCAATGGGTGCAGAAGCGGTTAAACAATTATTAGATAATGTTGATTTAGATGGCGAAGTTGCTGGCTTGAAAGAAGATTTGAAATCAGCTCAAGGCCAAAAAAGAACTCGTGCAATCCGTCGTTTGGACATTTTGGAAGCCTTCCGTGCTTCTGGAAACTTACCAAGCTGGATGGTTATGGATGTTATTCCTGTAATCCCGCCAGATTTACGCCCAATGGTTCAACTAGAAGGTGGACGTTTTGCGACAAGTGATTTGAATGACTTATACCGTCGTGTAATCAACCGTAACAACCGTTTGAAACGTTTATTAGATTTAAACGCACCAAACATCATTGTTCAAAATGAAAAACGTATGTTGCAAGAAGCAGTAGATGCGTTGATCGATAATGGTCGCCGTGGCCGTCCTGTAACAGGACCAGGTAACCGTCCTTTGAAATCTCTTTCTCATATGTTAAAAGGGAAACAAGGTCGTTTCCGTCAAAACTTACTAGGTAAACGTGTGGATTACTCTGGTCGTTCAGTTATCGTCGTAGGACCTAACTTAAAGATGTACCAATGTGGTTTACCAAAAGAAATGGCGATTGAATTATTCAAACCATTCGTGATGCGTGAATTAGTTCAACGCGAAATCGCAACCAACATCAAAAACGCAAAACGTAAAATCGAACGCGGCGAAGATGAAGTTTGGGACATCTTAGAAGAAGTTATCCAAGAGCATCCAGTATTGCTTAACCGGGCACCTACACTACACAGACTTGGTATCCAAGCCTTTGAACCAGTGTTAGTTGAAGGTCGTGCAATTCGTCTTCACCCGTTAGTGTGTGAAGCCTACAATGCCGATTTCGATGGGGACCAAATGGCTGTTCACGTTCCACTGAACGAAGAAGCGCAAGCTGAAGCACGTATGTTGATGTTAGCTGCTCAAAACATTTTGAATCCAAAAGATGGTAAACCAGTTGTAACACCTTCTCAAGATATGGTCTTAGGTAACTACTACCTAACTATGGAAGAAGATGGACGTGAAGGGGAAGGCATGATCTTCCGCGACATGAATGAAGCTGTTTTAGCATGGCGTAATGGATACGTGCATTTACATTCACGTATCGGTGTTCAAACAACATTACTTGGTGACAAACCATTTACGGATTGGCAAAAAGAACGTATTTTGATCACAACTGTAGGTAAGATTATCTTTAACGAAATCATGCCTGTAGAATTCCCATACTTGAATGAGCCAACTGACTACAACTTAACAGTGCAAACGCCTGATAATTACTTTGTAGAAGCGGGTACAGATATTCCTGCGCACATTAAAGCACAAGAATTAGTCTTACCATTCAAGAAGAAAAACTTAGGAAACATCATCGCTGAAGTCTTCAAGAGATTCCATATCACTGAAACTTCTAAGATGCTTGATAGAATGAAAGACTTAGGTTATAAACATTCTACTCATGCTGGTATGACTGTTGGTATCGCCGATATCATGGTCTTGCATGAGAAACAAGAAATCATCGATGATGCTCATAAACAAGTGGAAAATATCACGAAACAATTCCGTCGTGGTCTGATTACAGATGACGAACGTTATGAACGTGTTATTGCTGTTTGGAATAAAGCCAAAGATGAAATTCAACAAAAACTGATCGAAAGTATGGACGCTAAAAATCCTATCTTTATGATGTCAGATTCTGGAGCCCGTGGTAACATCTCCAACTTTACTCAGCTTGCTGGTATGCGTGGATTGATGGCCGCTCCAAACGGACGTATCATGGAATTACCGATCATCTCAAACTTCCGTGAAGGACTTTCTGTCTTGGAGATGTTTATCTCTACCCATGGAGCTCGTAAAGGGATGACCGATACAGCCTTGAAGACAGCCGATTCAGGTTACTTGACTCGTCGTTTAGTTGACGTTGCCCAAGATGTTATTATTCGTGAAGACGATTGTGGAACGGACCGTGGTCTAGTGATCCAATCTATTCGTGAAGGAAATGAAATCATTGAGCCGTTAGAAGAACGTTTACTTGGACGATATACCCGTAAAGCTGTTATGCATCCTGAAACTGGCAAAATGATCATCGGTGAAGATCAACTGATTTCAGAAGATCTTGCAAGAGAAATTATTGATGCTGGGGTTGAAACGGTAACGATCCGTTCCGTATTTACATGTAACACGAAACATGGTGTATGTAAACACTGTTATGGCCGTAACTTAGCAACTGGTTCAGGCGTTGAAGTTGGGGAAGCAGTTGGTACAATTGCTGCTCAATCAATCGGAGAGCCTGGTACTCAATTAACAATGCGTACGTTCCATACAGGTGGGGTTGCCGGAGATGATATTACTCAAGGTCTTCCTCGTGTCCAAGAAATCTTTGAAGCACGTAATCCTAAAGGTCAAGCAGTTATTACAGAAGTTACCGGTGAAGTAATCGATATTTCTGAAGATCCTGCAACACGTCAAAAAGAAGTAACGATCAAAGGAAAAACCGATACTCGTACGTACACTGTTCCTTATACAGCTCGTATGAAAGTGGCTGAAGGCGATACGATTCATCGTGGGGAACCGTTGACAGAAGGTTCGATCGATCCTAAACAATTACTACAAGTTCGCGATGTATTATCTGTTGAAAACTACCTATTACGTGAAGTACAACGTGTTTACCGTATGCAAGGGGTAGAAATCGGCGATAAACATATTGAGGTAATGGTTCGTCAAATGCTTCGTAAAGTTCGTGTCATGGATCCAGGTGATACTGAAATCTTACCAGGTACATTACTAGATATTGCTGAATTTAAAGATCGTAACTATGACACATTAGTAGCTGGTGGCGTTCCTGCAACAAGCCGTCCAGTCTTACTAGGAATCACAAAAGCATCATTAGAAACAAATAGTTTCCTATCTGCTGCGTCATTCCAAGAAACAACTCGTGTGTTAACAGATGCTGCGATTCGTGGTAAAAAAGACCCATTACTTGGTTTGAAAGAAAATGTTATCATTGGTAAGATCATCCCAGCTGGTACTGGTATGGCTCGTTACCGTAACATGGAACCAAAAGAAGTTGGCGTAGCAAGCGAAAATGTCTACAGTATCTCTGATATTGAAGCACAAATGGCTGCTGAAGATGCTTTGAATGAGTTGAATAAATAATAGTGAACAAAAAGGCTTGAAATCACATGATTTCAAGCCTTTTTTATTTAATAAAGTTCTGATGCAGCTTCTTGATCTAAAATAATTGTTAAATTAGGATGGGTTTGTAATAAAGAGGCAGGGACATCATTTGTAATTGGACCGAAGAATGCCTGTTTGATGATCGCCGCTTTTTTCTTGCCTGTGGCAAAGAGTACGATTTCTTTTGCCTGCATCACGCTTTTTGGTCCCATGGTTACGTAAAATTCTGGACGTTCATTTTCATCGCCGCCGACCTCGCTTAATAAAATATCCTTCATGTTCTCAGTAGCGTTTTCTCCTACATAAGAGGTTAGGTCTTCAAATTTTGTTGTACCTGGTAAGTTTCCACAATAATGGCCATCAGCTCCGATGCCCAGTAGAATCAAATCTAGTCCGCCATCTTGTTCGATTCTTTTGTCCTGATTTTTGTAGTTTTTTTCATCTAAGGGATGAATCTGACTCTCAGGAATTTCTGCTGGT
The DNA window shown above is from Enterococcus sp. 12C11_DIV0727 and carries:
- the rpoC gene encoding DNA-directed RNA polymerase subunit beta'; the encoded protein is MIDVNKFESMQIGLASPEKIRSWSYGEVKKPETINYRTLKPEREGLFCERIFGPTKDWECACGKYKRIRYKGIVCDRCGVEVTRSKVRRERMGHIELAAPVSHIWYFKGIPSRMGLVLDMSPRALEEIIYFASYVVIEPGDTSLEKKQLLTEREYRDKRDQYGQGFSAAMGAEAVKQLLDNVDLDGEVAGLKEDLKSAQGQKRTRAIRRLDILEAFRASGNLPSWMVMDVIPVIPPDLRPMVQLEGGRFATSDLNDLYRRVINRNNRLKRLLDLNAPNIIVQNEKRMLQEAVDALIDNGRRGRPVTGPGNRPLKSLSHMLKGKQGRFRQNLLGKRVDYSGRSVIVVGPNLKMYQCGLPKEMAIELFKPFVMRELVQREIATNIKNAKRKIERGEDEVWDILEEVIQEHPVLLNRAPTLHRLGIQAFEPVLVEGRAIRLHPLVCEAYNADFDGDQMAVHVPLNEEAQAEARMLMLAAQNILNPKDGKPVVTPSQDMVLGNYYLTMEEDGREGEGMIFRDMNEAVLAWRNGYVHLHSRIGVQTTLLGDKPFTDWQKERILITTVGKIIFNEIMPVEFPYLNEPTDYNLTVQTPDNYFVEAGTDIPAHIKAQELVLPFKKKNLGNIIAEVFKRFHITETSKMLDRMKDLGYKHSTHAGMTVGIADIMVLHEKQEIIDDAHKQVENITKQFRRGLITDDERYERVIAVWNKAKDEIQQKLIESMDAKNPIFMMSDSGARGNISNFTQLAGMRGLMAAPNGRIMELPIISNFREGLSVLEMFISTHGARKGMTDTALKTADSGYLTRRLVDVAQDVIIREDDCGTDRGLVIQSIREGNEIIEPLEERLLGRYTRKAVMHPETGKMIIGEDQLISEDLAREIIDAGVETVTIRSVFTCNTKHGVCKHCYGRNLATGSGVEVGEAVGTIAAQSIGEPGTQLTMRTFHTGGVAGDDITQGLPRVQEIFEARNPKGQAVITEVTGEVIDISEDPATRQKEVTIKGKTDTRTYTVPYTARMKVAEGDTIHRGEPLTEGSIDPKQLLQVRDVLSVENYLLREVQRVYRMQGVEIGDKHIEVMVRQMLRKVRVMDPGDTEILPGTLLDIAEFKDRNYDTLVAGGVPATSRPVLLGITKASLETNSFLSAASFQETTRVLTDAAIRGKKDPLLGLKENVIIGKIIPAGTGMARYRNMEPKEVGVASENVYSISDIEAQMAAEDALNELNK
- a CDS encoding glucosamine-6-phosphate deaminase, which codes for MKIIIEENYEKMSRVAANILLGKMYQNRRVNLAITAGSTPVKMYEYLVSDVKNKSYFDNVHYYNFDEIPFKQKKGYGVTMANLDNLFFKPAEIPESQIHPLDEKNYKNQDKRIEQDGGLDLILLGIGADGHYCGNLPGTTKFEDLTSYVGENATENMKDILLSEVGGDENERPEFYVTMGPKSVMQAKEIVLFATGKKKAAIIKQAFFGPITNDVPASLLQTHPNLTIILDQEAASELY